The window CTAAATTTGGATCGGATAGTAATTTACGAATGTTGGAAATTTCACTCATGATCTTTACCTATTTAATTATTGTTAAGTAGTGACATGACTATTGCTAATAAAGCTCTAAAACAGAAAACTTTATCTAGCTTACTCATCACTAGCTAATTCTAGTTTTGAGAGCAAAGCTTCTGTCAGTAATTCCTTAACTCTTTGTGCTTGATACCATCTTAATAATATGATGCTTTTTGCTCCTTTAATTAAGAGAATTTTAATTAATTCCTGCCTAAAATTTTGTCTTAAATTATTGGGTAATGAGTGATAAGTTTTATTAAAAATAATTTTTAGCCATACTTTATAAATCTCAAACAAAGTGGCAACGCGATCGCTATTTAAATTCCGATTAGTTGTTTGTTCCGTATGAATGTGGAAAGTGGCCAACTCCTCATCAATAAAACCTACTTTATAATCCACCATAATCCGCAGCCACATTTCTAAATCACATAATTGTTTAAACATTGGATCGAACAAACCAAGTTGGTGAAAAACCTCGCGGCGAATTAACACATTAGTCGGTTCACCAATTTTGTTATATGGCGGCTTTAAAAAATTTGGATCTCTCAGTAAAGTTAAACCAGATTGAATTGATTCTAGTTGAGTCCAGTGTTGATGTAGATTTTGCATTCCCTTAATAAAATTGGCATCGATCGATCGATCGAACACCAAGCGACGCGGACAAAAAACTAAACCAATATCTCCATCTTGTTCGGCCAACTCTACCATTTTAGTAATGCAGTTTGGTGCGATCGCATCATCCTGAAATAAAAACTTGACATACTTACCTTGAGCTTGGGAAATACAAAAATTCCAATTCCCAACCAACCCATACCTAGAATGAGAAAAAATCCGACAATTTGGTAAATTTGCCGATCGCAATAACTTTAAAGAATCGTCCTGAGAAGCATCATCAGAAATAATAATTTCGCTGTTAGGGTAACTATTACTTTGCAGACACTCAATCAAAGGAGTAATAAATTCCCCAGCGTTATAAACAGGAACACAAATACTGACCAGTGGATAACTACCCATTGACTACATTTACTTCCGAAACAAGCCTGATATAGTGACAGTTAACACTTAAATTAAAGTTGCAGGTAAACTTTACCACATAACCTAAAATTAACGGCATACTGGAAACAGTAGCCCCTGTGCAACCTACTCCTTACCTTGAATTGGTAAAACTTGTCGAGTAATTATGAGACGCAAACCCACCCCTGTCGCCAATAGACCTTCCTCAACTACTAGTAAACCCTCCCTGTTTAACTACACATCATTAGCCATTATTGCTGGCGTTTTTATTTTGGGAATTGGTATTGGTCTTGCTTTTAGTACCACTGCAACTTCTGATTCCGGTACCAACGTCTATTCCCGCGAATTTATCGATCGCAGCGCCCCTAACGCCGCCCTTTGCGCCCAATTTGGTGCTAGCGCGATCGTCACCGACACCCGGGTTTTCGTTACCCTCAACCCCTTTAGCGTCTACATATCTCAACCAAGAATGCAGCCAGGGTGCGTGTTGCGTACCAACAACTGGTCAATTTTAGAGCAAAGAAAACTCGTCAACGGCGAACAAGTCCGAAACTGTAAACTAAGGATGAACACTTTCGCCTACACAGGTGCCCTGGAAAGTTCACCCCAAATTGACTGCGTGTACCGCAACGACAACGATCAAAACCGATTTAATCAAATCCCTGGCGCTGGCGGTCCACCCCCGGCAGAAACTGGTGAATTCTAACCTTTAAACTTTTCCTTCTCTGAACTGAAGAACCCTGAAAACGCCGAGAACGCCTCACAGACTGTCGGCGTTTTTTGCTATTACCCCTAACCCGCCGCCGTCGTCTTCTTTCGACTTGTGATACAGGTCGATCGGGATTAGCATTCTCATTAGTTGTAGTAGCTGAACTTGGCAAACCATTAACTTCCAGACTATTCAAAGAATTAGGCAACTTTTGCAACGGCATTTGCGAATTATTGCTTCGCGGTCTTACTTTTGGCAAAGGTTGACCAAATTCAATTACAGAGTTATTCACGCTGTTACTTCTCTGTAACGGTGGTACTTCCACAAACGGCATTTGTTGTTCGGGAAAAATTGCGGGAGGTAGTTCCGGCTCCGCCGCCGTTGGCTGGCTAGCCGTCCCTAAAATAGCGATCGCCATGACACTCAAATAAGTAAAAATTCGCCAGCGGCAAAAAGTATTGCATAATACAAAGTTTTGGCGATCGGAATTGCTTGCAATTAAATTTTTTGGCAGCATTTGTAAAGATACTGTGAAGTAAACAAAATTAACTCGAAATCCTGAAAACCTTACAAGTATAGTGAAAATACTTAAAGTTAAAATTAAACAAGTTAGGCTCTGACCAAAAATTTACAAAAACTTATCAATTAAGGCGGAAAAGGTTACATAGTTTCGCCGATCGGAAAAATTTATGGTCAAAATACTCATCTCCAACCCAATTTTGAATCCTAACTTCCTGTTTTGAACTTTCCCTGTTAGTCTTTCGGCAAATCTTATGTATATCACTAAATCCAATCATGAAGATACTGCACCCCTAAACGAGCTACTTCGTTTGAGCAACCAAACTAACGAGCAAATTTCCCAAAACTCTCATTCACAAAAACTTTATCAGAAAGACAGCAAAAACCGTAAAACAACGGAAAAAGAATACACTCGATTTGTTAACCATGCGATCCCCCTATCCTCCCTAACAGAAAAAGACTTAGAAGCTTTAGCTGCAATGTTCGATCCAGAGGACTTAGCAGAAGTAGAAGCAGAACTCTCCCACTATCTCAACTTAATGTGTCCTGAGCCTTGTTGGGAAGAAGACCCTTTCGACTTTTTGCGTGATTATCTCTAACTAATTTGATTAGCATAAATTATTAACGCGAAATATGTAGATAGGCTGAGAGTTGATCTTCTGCTAAACTTCCCATAAGGTAGGGATCAAGGAAAATAAGTGATCCCACTAGTGCAGCGTTGCAGAAATGAAAGCTAAATCTAAAAGCTTTCTGCCCTGAAACATATACGGCTCACACCCTTCTTGCACTAGTCAGCGGTCGATCGCTCACGTCTAACGATAAATCGCTATTACTGGATATGCTAGTAACGCATTTAAAATTAACAAATAGTTTAAAAGCTGAAGACGCAGAGCTTTCCTACTCTTCAGCAATATGGCAATTTCTTATACAACTATCGATAGAGCGTCGGTTGTCAATTAAACATCTATAATAGCCAAATGAGTAACACTTTGTCTCACTCCATATCGAGTTCAGGGTGTACCGCCGC is drawn from Phormidium ambiguum IAM M-71 and contains these coding sequences:
- a CDS encoding glycosyltransferase family 2 protein gives rise to the protein MGSYPLVSICVPVYNAGEFITPLIECLQSNSYPNSEIIISDDASQDDSLKLLRSANLPNCRIFSHSRYGLVGNWNFCISQAQGKYVKFLFQDDAIAPNCITKMVELAEQDGDIGLVFCPRRLVFDRSIDANFIKGMQNLHQHWTQLESIQSGLTLLRDPNFLKPPYNKIGEPTNVLIRREVFHQLGLFDPMFKQLCDLEMWLRIMVDYKVGFIDEELATFHIHTEQTTNRNLNSDRVATLFEIYKVWLKIIFNKTYHSLPNNLRQNFRQELIKILLIKGAKSIILLRWYQAQRVKELLTEALLSKLELASDE
- a CDS encoding DUF3172 domain-containing protein — protein: MRRKPTPVANRPSSTTSKPSLFNYTSLAIIAGVFILGIGIGLAFSTTATSDSGTNVYSREFIDRSAPNAALCAQFGASAIVTDTRVFVTLNPFSVYISQPRMQPGCVLRTNNWSILEQRKLVNGEQVRNCKLRMNTFAYTGALESSPQIDCVYRNDNDQNRFNQIPGAGGPPPAETGEF